The region CATCCAGCTTTTGATGAGATCAAGAAGTCAGTTATGACCGGGAGGCCCGAACTGCAAATGACGCCCGGTGATGAAGCAGGTCAGGTCAAGTTCATCTTTGATCGTGTTCCTGCAGGGCATCATGTGTTCTTCATTTCCGGCATGTATCTACCTGATGGAAAGTACGCATTAGGAATGACGATGAAGCTTTACGGATCTTCTGGTTCATTCGTCAAGCTAGGTATCGATGTGCCTGAGCCGCCTGTACCCATGCCGATTATTTTCACGGCTGATTACACTACCCACTCCGTGAAGCAGTGGAGCTTGATTGAATTTTCGAAGCTATTGAGAGATTGCTGGCAGGAAGGGAGTAGCTTGCGCTAAGTCACGCCTGAAGCAGTGAACATCCTGCATTTCACAATTTCTAGGAGTTCCAGAGTTTAGGCGACGTCCCTATCATTTACTCTCTTCCTTCCGATTCCAAATACGATTGACCGTCGAGGACGGAATGCCCAGTTCAGTGGCGGTCTGTTTTTGAGTCATGCCCCGCGCACGACAGATGAGCACCGCTTCTATTTTTTCGGGTGGAGTCCGCGTACCTGCACGCATTGATAACAGGGCGCCATTTTCGAATTGACTTGGCCAATCAGCGACAACACCGAGGTCGCTCAACATCCTGACTTCCTTGCTTAGGTGCTCGAGCAGTTCATCGTGCGTCTGCTTTCTGTCTAGGCTCGCTGCCAGCGTGAGGAGCGCTAGCGGATCGACCTTCAGGGTTGAGGCGAGAATTTGGAGTGTTTCGAGGGTCACGCTGGTCTTTGCATTCTCGAGGTTATAGACGTGCTTCGGATCAAGCTGGCCATGGAAGTCATCCTTCGAAAGACCACGCGCAGACCGGACTAGCCGAAGAACGGCTGCCAGCGAATCTCTCAATGGCATGACGAATCCTCAAAGCTGAGGATAGAGCCATATTGATCAATCCCAATCCATGGAATATAGTCCCTGTGGTGGGATTCAGGATGCAGGTGTGCCTCCCAGCTCGGGTTACCGTTGGTGCCCTTTATGGAGCCATG is a window of Pseudomonas sp. DC1.2 DNA encoding:
- a CDS encoding helix-turn-helix domain-containing protein; this translates as MPLRDSLAAVLRLVRSARGLSKDDFHGQLDPKHVYNLENAKTSVTLETLQILASTLKVDPLALLTLAASLDRKQTHDELLEHLSKEVRMLSDLGVVADWPSQFENGALLSMRAGTRTPPEKIEAVLICRARGMTQKQTATELGIPSSTVNRIWNRKEESK